Proteins found in one Anabas testudineus chromosome 1, fAnaTes1.2, whole genome shotgun sequence genomic segment:
- the rbm47 gene encoding RNA-binding protein 47 isoform X2, translating into MTAEDPASSSTMNNNAAPSKPSTGASHHPHHGQINIPEGVAGAPNEAALVALMERSGYSMVQENGQRKYGPPPGWNGPSPPRGCEIFVGKIPRDVYEDELVPVFESVGRIYEMRLMMDFDGKNRGYAFVMYTEKHEAKRAVRELNNYEVRPGRLLGVCSSVDNCRLFIGGIPKTKKREEILEEVSKVTEGVLDVIVYASAADKMKNRGFAFVEYESHRAAAMARRKLMPGRIQLWGHQIAVDWAEPEIDVDEDVMETVKILYVRNLMMETSEETIRRVFSQWNPGCVERVKKIRDYAFVHFTSRDDAVMAMDHLNGTEVEGSCIEVTLAKPVDKEQYSRQKASKGGVSATPEATQQNYVYQCDPYTLAYYGYPYNTLIGPNRDYFVKGSPMIQNNGTVRGRGRAAAGNRTPGPRGSYLGGYSAGRGIYSRYHEGKTKQPEKSYELMPSLELAASVNPVGIKPGTMALPTLGGQYPVFSAAPAAKLMEEGKVHTVEHLINPLAMQHPEHSTATAAAATVLPAVSTPPPFQGRPITPVYAMAHNVQRIPAASGLYGAGYVPITSYAANSATLAALQKNAAVAAAAYGGYTGYAVPQAFPTTAFQLPIHDVYQTY; encoded by the exons ATGACAGCCGAAGATCCTGCTTCCTCCTCGACCATGAACAACAACGCTGCCCCCTCCAAGCCCTCCACTGGTGCCTCCCACCACCCTCACCATGGACAGATCAACATCCCTGAAGGTGTTGCTGGTGCTCCTAATGAGGCCGCACTGGTGGCCCTGATGGAGCGCAGTGGCTACAGTATGGTCCAAGAAAATGGTCAGCGTAAATATGGCCCTCCCCCAGGTTGGAACGGCCCATCTCCTCCACGAGGATGTGAAATCTTTGTGGGCAAAATTCCCCGGGACGTTTACGAGGATGAGCTCGTACCAGTGTTTGAGTCCGTTGGACGCATATACGAGATGCGGCTGATGATGGACTTTGATGGGAAAAACCGAGGGTACGCGTTTGTGATGTATACAGAGAAACATGAGGCCAAACGTGCTGTGCGGGAGCTCAACAACTATGAGGTGAGGCCTGGGCGGCTGCTGGGGGTCTGTTCCTCAGTGGACAACTGCCGTCTTTTCATTGGTGGCATCCCCAAGACCAAAAAACGTGAAGAGATTCTGGAGGAGGTTTCTAAGGTGACGGAAGGTGTGCTAGATGTGATAGTTTATGCCAGCGCTGCAGACAAGATGAAGAACCGTGGATTTGCATTTGTAGAGTATGAGTCGCATCGTGCAGCCGCCATGGCTCGCAGGAAGTTGATGCCTGGACGCATTCAACTGTGGGGTCACCAGATCGCAGTGGACTGGGCAGAGCCAGAGATTGATGTGGACGAAGACGTTATGGAGACTGTGAAGATCCTATACGTCAGGAATCTAATGATGGAGACCAGTGAGGAGACAATTAGACGA GTGTTCAGCCAGTGGAACCCTGGATGTGTTGAACGTGTGAAGAAAATTCGTGACTACGCCTTTGTTCACTTTACCTCCCGGGACGATGCTGTCATGGCCATGGACCACCTCAATGGCACAGAGGTGGAAGGTTCCTGCATCGAGGTCACGCTTGCCAAGCCAGTTGATAAAGAGCAGTACTCACGTCAGAAGGCCTCTAAGGGTGGAGTTTCTGCCACTCCAGAGGCTACTCAGCAGAACTACGTATACCAGTGTGATCCTTACACATTGGCCTACTACGGTTACCCCTACAACACCCTAATTGGGCCCAACAGAGACTACTTCGTCAAAG GATCCCCAATGATACAGAACAATG GTACTGTGCGAGGTCGTGGTCGTGCCGCTGCAGGTAACCGTACCCCTGGACCACGGGGGTCGTACCTGGGCGGTTACTCTGCCGGTCGTGGCATCTACAGCCGCTACCATGAGGGCAAGACCAAGCAGCCTGAAAAGTCGTATGAGCTGATGCCCAGTCTGGAACTCGCTGCCTCTGTCAACCCAGTTGGCATCAAACCTGGCACAA TGGCTTTGCCGACCTTGGGTGGGCAATACCCAGTGTTCAGCGCGGCTCCTGCAGCCAAGCTGATGGAGGAGGGGAAGGTGCACACGGTGGAGCACCTTATCAACCCTCTGGCCATGCAACACCCTGAACACTccactgctactgctgctgctgccactgtcCTACCTGCGGTCTCTACCCCTCCACCTTTTCAG GGTCGTCCAATCACTCCTGTTTATGCCATGGCCCACAACGTACAGCGTATCCCAGCAGCTAGTGGTCTGTATGGAGCCGGATATGTCCCCATCACAAGCTACGCTGCCAACTCAGCGACTCTGGCGGCTCTCCAGAAGAATGCAGCGGTGGCAGCTGCGGCGTATGGCGGTTATACCGGCTACGCTGTCCCACAGGCCTTCCCCACCACAGCATTCCAGCTGCCCATCCATGATGTCTACCAGACATACTGA
- the rbm47 gene encoding RNA-binding protein 47 isoform X1, whose translation MTAEDPASSSTMNNNAAPSKPSTGASHHPHHGQINIPEGVAGAPNEAALVALMERSGYSMVQENGQRKYGPPPGWNGPSPPRGCEIFVGKIPRDVYEDELVPVFESVGRIYEMRLMMDFDGKNRGYAFVMYTEKHEAKRAVRELNNYEVRPGRLLGVCSSVDNCRLFIGGIPKTKKREEILEEVSKVTEGVLDVIVYASAADKMKNRGFAFVEYESHRAAAMARRKLMPGRIQLWGHQIAVDWAEPEIDVDEDVMETVKILYVRNLMMETSEETIRRVFSQWNPGCVERVKKIRDYAFVHFTSRDDAVMAMDHLNGTEVEGSCIEVTLAKPVDKEQYSRQKASKGGVSATPEATQQNYVYQCDPYTLAYYGYPYNTLIGPNRDYFVKGSPMIQNNAGTVRGRGRAAAGNRTPGPRGSYLGGYSAGRGIYSRYHEGKTKQPEKSYELMPSLELAASVNPVGIKPGTMALPTLGGQYPVFSAAPAAKLMEEGKVHTVEHLINPLAMQHPEHSTATAAAATVLPAVSTPPPFQGRPITPVYAMAHNVQRIPAASGLYGAGYVPITSYAANSATLAALQKNAAVAAAAYGGYTGYAVPQAFPTTAFQLPIHDVYQTY comes from the exons ATGACAGCCGAAGATCCTGCTTCCTCCTCGACCATGAACAACAACGCTGCCCCCTCCAAGCCCTCCACTGGTGCCTCCCACCACCCTCACCATGGACAGATCAACATCCCTGAAGGTGTTGCTGGTGCTCCTAATGAGGCCGCACTGGTGGCCCTGATGGAGCGCAGTGGCTACAGTATGGTCCAAGAAAATGGTCAGCGTAAATATGGCCCTCCCCCAGGTTGGAACGGCCCATCTCCTCCACGAGGATGTGAAATCTTTGTGGGCAAAATTCCCCGGGACGTTTACGAGGATGAGCTCGTACCAGTGTTTGAGTCCGTTGGACGCATATACGAGATGCGGCTGATGATGGACTTTGATGGGAAAAACCGAGGGTACGCGTTTGTGATGTATACAGAGAAACATGAGGCCAAACGTGCTGTGCGGGAGCTCAACAACTATGAGGTGAGGCCTGGGCGGCTGCTGGGGGTCTGTTCCTCAGTGGACAACTGCCGTCTTTTCATTGGTGGCATCCCCAAGACCAAAAAACGTGAAGAGATTCTGGAGGAGGTTTCTAAGGTGACGGAAGGTGTGCTAGATGTGATAGTTTATGCCAGCGCTGCAGACAAGATGAAGAACCGTGGATTTGCATTTGTAGAGTATGAGTCGCATCGTGCAGCCGCCATGGCTCGCAGGAAGTTGATGCCTGGACGCATTCAACTGTGGGGTCACCAGATCGCAGTGGACTGGGCAGAGCCAGAGATTGATGTGGACGAAGACGTTATGGAGACTGTGAAGATCCTATACGTCAGGAATCTAATGATGGAGACCAGTGAGGAGACAATTAGACGA GTGTTCAGCCAGTGGAACCCTGGATGTGTTGAACGTGTGAAGAAAATTCGTGACTACGCCTTTGTTCACTTTACCTCCCGGGACGATGCTGTCATGGCCATGGACCACCTCAATGGCACAGAGGTGGAAGGTTCCTGCATCGAGGTCACGCTTGCCAAGCCAGTTGATAAAGAGCAGTACTCACGTCAGAAGGCCTCTAAGGGTGGAGTTTCTGCCACTCCAGAGGCTACTCAGCAGAACTACGTATACCAGTGTGATCCTTACACATTGGCCTACTACGGTTACCCCTACAACACCCTAATTGGGCCCAACAGAGACTACTTCGTCAAAG GATCCCCAATGATACAGAACAATG CAGGTACTGTGCGAGGTCGTGGTCGTGCCGCTGCAGGTAACCGTACCCCTGGACCACGGGGGTCGTACCTGGGCGGTTACTCTGCCGGTCGTGGCATCTACAGCCGCTACCATGAGGGCAAGACCAAGCAGCCTGAAAAGTCGTATGAGCTGATGCCCAGTCTGGAACTCGCTGCCTCTGTCAACCCAGTTGGCATCAAACCTGGCACAA TGGCTTTGCCGACCTTGGGTGGGCAATACCCAGTGTTCAGCGCGGCTCCTGCAGCCAAGCTGATGGAGGAGGGGAAGGTGCACACGGTGGAGCACCTTATCAACCCTCTGGCCATGCAACACCCTGAACACTccactgctactgctgctgctgccactgtcCTACCTGCGGTCTCTACCCCTCCACCTTTTCAG GGTCGTCCAATCACTCCTGTTTATGCCATGGCCCACAACGTACAGCGTATCCCAGCAGCTAGTGGTCTGTATGGAGCCGGATATGTCCCCATCACAAGCTACGCTGCCAACTCAGCGACTCTGGCGGCTCTCCAGAAGAATGCAGCGGTGGCAGCTGCGGCGTATGGCGGTTATACCGGCTACGCTGTCCCACAGGCCTTCCCCACCACAGCATTCCAGCTGCCCATCCATGATGTCTACCAGACATACTGA
- the rbm47 gene encoding RNA-binding protein 47 isoform X6 encodes MTAEDPASSSTMNNNAAPSKPSTGASHHPHHGQINIPEGVAGAPNEAALVALMERSGYSMVQENGQRKYGPPPGWNGPSPPRGCEIFVGKIPRDVYEDELVPVFESVGRIYEMRLMMDFDGKNRGYAFVMYTEKHEAKRAVRELNNYEVRPGRLLGVCSSVDNCRLFIGGIPKTKKREEILEEVSKVTEGVLDVIVYASAADKMKNRGFAFVEYESHRAAAMARRKLMPGRIQLWGHQIAVDWAEPEIDVDEDVMETVKILYVRNLMMETSEETIRRVFSQWNPGCVERVKKIRDYAFVHFTSRDDAVMAMDHLNGTEVEGSCIEVTLAKPVDKEQYSRQKASKGGVSATPEATQQNYVYQCDPYTLAYYGYPYNTLIGPNRDYFVKVALPTLGGQYPVFSAAPAAKLMEEGKVHTVEHLINPLAMQHPEHSTATAAAATVLPAVSTPPPFQGRPITPVYAMAHNVQRIPAASGLYGAGYVPITSYAANSATLAALQKNAAVAAAAYGGYTGYAVPQAFPTTAFQLPIHDVYQTY; translated from the exons ATGACAGCCGAAGATCCTGCTTCCTCCTCGACCATGAACAACAACGCTGCCCCCTCCAAGCCCTCCACTGGTGCCTCCCACCACCCTCACCATGGACAGATCAACATCCCTGAAGGTGTTGCTGGTGCTCCTAATGAGGCCGCACTGGTGGCCCTGATGGAGCGCAGTGGCTACAGTATGGTCCAAGAAAATGGTCAGCGTAAATATGGCCCTCCCCCAGGTTGGAACGGCCCATCTCCTCCACGAGGATGTGAAATCTTTGTGGGCAAAATTCCCCGGGACGTTTACGAGGATGAGCTCGTACCAGTGTTTGAGTCCGTTGGACGCATATACGAGATGCGGCTGATGATGGACTTTGATGGGAAAAACCGAGGGTACGCGTTTGTGATGTATACAGAGAAACATGAGGCCAAACGTGCTGTGCGGGAGCTCAACAACTATGAGGTGAGGCCTGGGCGGCTGCTGGGGGTCTGTTCCTCAGTGGACAACTGCCGTCTTTTCATTGGTGGCATCCCCAAGACCAAAAAACGTGAAGAGATTCTGGAGGAGGTTTCTAAGGTGACGGAAGGTGTGCTAGATGTGATAGTTTATGCCAGCGCTGCAGACAAGATGAAGAACCGTGGATTTGCATTTGTAGAGTATGAGTCGCATCGTGCAGCCGCCATGGCTCGCAGGAAGTTGATGCCTGGACGCATTCAACTGTGGGGTCACCAGATCGCAGTGGACTGGGCAGAGCCAGAGATTGATGTGGACGAAGACGTTATGGAGACTGTGAAGATCCTATACGTCAGGAATCTAATGATGGAGACCAGTGAGGAGACAATTAGACGA GTGTTCAGCCAGTGGAACCCTGGATGTGTTGAACGTGTGAAGAAAATTCGTGACTACGCCTTTGTTCACTTTACCTCCCGGGACGATGCTGTCATGGCCATGGACCACCTCAATGGCACAGAGGTGGAAGGTTCCTGCATCGAGGTCACGCTTGCCAAGCCAGTTGATAAAGAGCAGTACTCACGTCAGAAGGCCTCTAAGGGTGGAGTTTCTGCCACTCCAGAGGCTACTCAGCAGAACTACGTATACCAGTGTGATCCTTACACATTGGCCTACTACGGTTACCCCTACAACACCCTAATTGGGCCCAACAGAGACTACTTCGTCAAAG TGGCTTTGCCGACCTTGGGTGGGCAATACCCAGTGTTCAGCGCGGCTCCTGCAGCCAAGCTGATGGAGGAGGGGAAGGTGCACACGGTGGAGCACCTTATCAACCCTCTGGCCATGCAACACCCTGAACACTccactgctactgctgctgctgccactgtcCTACCTGCGGTCTCTACCCCTCCACCTTTTCAG GGTCGTCCAATCACTCCTGTTTATGCCATGGCCCACAACGTACAGCGTATCCCAGCAGCTAGTGGTCTGTATGGAGCCGGATATGTCCCCATCACAAGCTACGCTGCCAACTCAGCGACTCTGGCGGCTCTCCAGAAGAATGCAGCGGTGGCAGCTGCGGCGTATGGCGGTTATACCGGCTACGCTGTCCCACAGGCCTTCCCCACCACAGCATTCCAGCTGCCCATCCATGATGTCTACCAGACATACTGA
- the rbm47 gene encoding RNA-binding protein 47 isoform X4 — protein sequence MTAEDPASSSTMNNNAAPSKPSTGASHHPHHGQINIPEGVAGAPNEAALVALMERSGYSMVQENGQRKYGPPPGWNGPSPPRGCEIFVGKIPRDVYEDELVPVFESVGRIYEMRLMMDFDGKNRGYAFVMYTEKHEAKRAVRELNNYEVRPGRLLGVCSSVDNCRLFIGGIPKTKKREEILEEVSKVTEGVLDVIVYASAADKMKNRGFAFVEYESHRAAAMARRKLMPGRIQLWGHQIAVDWAEPEIDVDEDVMETVKILYVRNLMMETSEETIRRVFSQWNPGCVERVKKIRDYAFVHFTSRDDAVMAMDHLNGTEVEGSCIEVTLAKPVDKEQYSRQKASKGGVSATPEATQQNYVYQCDPYTLAYYGYPYNTLIGPNRDYFVKGTVRGRGRAAAGNRTPGPRGSYLGGYSAGRGIYSRYHEGKTKQPEKSYELMPSLELAASVNPVGIKPGTMALPTLGGQYPVFSAAPAAKLMEEGKVHTVEHLINPLAMQHPEHSTATAAAATVLPAVSTPPPFQGRPITPVYAMAHNVQRIPAASGLYGAGYVPITSYAANSATLAALQKNAAVAAAAYGGYTGYAVPQAFPTTAFQLPIHDVYQTY from the exons ATGACAGCCGAAGATCCTGCTTCCTCCTCGACCATGAACAACAACGCTGCCCCCTCCAAGCCCTCCACTGGTGCCTCCCACCACCCTCACCATGGACAGATCAACATCCCTGAAGGTGTTGCTGGTGCTCCTAATGAGGCCGCACTGGTGGCCCTGATGGAGCGCAGTGGCTACAGTATGGTCCAAGAAAATGGTCAGCGTAAATATGGCCCTCCCCCAGGTTGGAACGGCCCATCTCCTCCACGAGGATGTGAAATCTTTGTGGGCAAAATTCCCCGGGACGTTTACGAGGATGAGCTCGTACCAGTGTTTGAGTCCGTTGGACGCATATACGAGATGCGGCTGATGATGGACTTTGATGGGAAAAACCGAGGGTACGCGTTTGTGATGTATACAGAGAAACATGAGGCCAAACGTGCTGTGCGGGAGCTCAACAACTATGAGGTGAGGCCTGGGCGGCTGCTGGGGGTCTGTTCCTCAGTGGACAACTGCCGTCTTTTCATTGGTGGCATCCCCAAGACCAAAAAACGTGAAGAGATTCTGGAGGAGGTTTCTAAGGTGACGGAAGGTGTGCTAGATGTGATAGTTTATGCCAGCGCTGCAGACAAGATGAAGAACCGTGGATTTGCATTTGTAGAGTATGAGTCGCATCGTGCAGCCGCCATGGCTCGCAGGAAGTTGATGCCTGGACGCATTCAACTGTGGGGTCACCAGATCGCAGTGGACTGGGCAGAGCCAGAGATTGATGTGGACGAAGACGTTATGGAGACTGTGAAGATCCTATACGTCAGGAATCTAATGATGGAGACCAGTGAGGAGACAATTAGACGA GTGTTCAGCCAGTGGAACCCTGGATGTGTTGAACGTGTGAAGAAAATTCGTGACTACGCCTTTGTTCACTTTACCTCCCGGGACGATGCTGTCATGGCCATGGACCACCTCAATGGCACAGAGGTGGAAGGTTCCTGCATCGAGGTCACGCTTGCCAAGCCAGTTGATAAAGAGCAGTACTCACGTCAGAAGGCCTCTAAGGGTGGAGTTTCTGCCACTCCAGAGGCTACTCAGCAGAACTACGTATACCAGTGTGATCCTTACACATTGGCCTACTACGGTTACCCCTACAACACCCTAATTGGGCCCAACAGAGACTACTTCGTCAAAG GTACTGTGCGAGGTCGTGGTCGTGCCGCTGCAGGTAACCGTACCCCTGGACCACGGGGGTCGTACCTGGGCGGTTACTCTGCCGGTCGTGGCATCTACAGCCGCTACCATGAGGGCAAGACCAAGCAGCCTGAAAAGTCGTATGAGCTGATGCCCAGTCTGGAACTCGCTGCCTCTGTCAACCCAGTTGGCATCAAACCTGGCACAA TGGCTTTGCCGACCTTGGGTGGGCAATACCCAGTGTTCAGCGCGGCTCCTGCAGCCAAGCTGATGGAGGAGGGGAAGGTGCACACGGTGGAGCACCTTATCAACCCTCTGGCCATGCAACACCCTGAACACTccactgctactgctgctgctgccactgtcCTACCTGCGGTCTCTACCCCTCCACCTTTTCAG GGTCGTCCAATCACTCCTGTTTATGCCATGGCCCACAACGTACAGCGTATCCCAGCAGCTAGTGGTCTGTATGGAGCCGGATATGTCCCCATCACAAGCTACGCTGCCAACTCAGCGACTCTGGCGGCTCTCCAGAAGAATGCAGCGGTGGCAGCTGCGGCGTATGGCGGTTATACCGGCTACGCTGTCCCACAGGCCTTCCCCACCACAGCATTCCAGCTGCCCATCCATGATGTCTACCAGACATACTGA
- the rbm47 gene encoding RNA-binding protein 47 isoform X3: MTAEDPASSSTMNNNAAPSKPSTGASHHPHHGQINIPEGVAGAPNEAALVALMERSGYSMVQENGQRKYGPPPGWNGPSPPRGCEIFVGKIPRDVYEDELVPVFESVGRIYEMRLMMDFDGKNRGYAFVMYTEKHEAKRAVRELNNYEVRPGRLLGVCSSVDNCRLFIGGIPKTKKREEILEEVSKVTEGVLDVIVYASAADKMKNRGFAFVEYESHRAAAMARRKLMPGRIQLWGHQIAVDWAEPEIDVDEDVMETVKILYVRNLMMETSEETIRRVFSQWNPGCVERVKKIRDYAFVHFTSRDDAVMAMDHLNGTEVEGSCIEVTLAKPVDKEQYSRQKASKGGVSATPEATQQNYVYQCDPYTLAYYGYPYNTLIGPNRDYFVKAGTVRGRGRAAAGNRTPGPRGSYLGGYSAGRGIYSRYHEGKTKQPEKSYELMPSLELAASVNPVGIKPGTMALPTLGGQYPVFSAAPAAKLMEEGKVHTVEHLINPLAMQHPEHSTATAAAATVLPAVSTPPPFQGRPITPVYAMAHNVQRIPAASGLYGAGYVPITSYAANSATLAALQKNAAVAAAAYGGYTGYAVPQAFPTTAFQLPIHDVYQTY, translated from the exons ATGACAGCCGAAGATCCTGCTTCCTCCTCGACCATGAACAACAACGCTGCCCCCTCCAAGCCCTCCACTGGTGCCTCCCACCACCCTCACCATGGACAGATCAACATCCCTGAAGGTGTTGCTGGTGCTCCTAATGAGGCCGCACTGGTGGCCCTGATGGAGCGCAGTGGCTACAGTATGGTCCAAGAAAATGGTCAGCGTAAATATGGCCCTCCCCCAGGTTGGAACGGCCCATCTCCTCCACGAGGATGTGAAATCTTTGTGGGCAAAATTCCCCGGGACGTTTACGAGGATGAGCTCGTACCAGTGTTTGAGTCCGTTGGACGCATATACGAGATGCGGCTGATGATGGACTTTGATGGGAAAAACCGAGGGTACGCGTTTGTGATGTATACAGAGAAACATGAGGCCAAACGTGCTGTGCGGGAGCTCAACAACTATGAGGTGAGGCCTGGGCGGCTGCTGGGGGTCTGTTCCTCAGTGGACAACTGCCGTCTTTTCATTGGTGGCATCCCCAAGACCAAAAAACGTGAAGAGATTCTGGAGGAGGTTTCTAAGGTGACGGAAGGTGTGCTAGATGTGATAGTTTATGCCAGCGCTGCAGACAAGATGAAGAACCGTGGATTTGCATTTGTAGAGTATGAGTCGCATCGTGCAGCCGCCATGGCTCGCAGGAAGTTGATGCCTGGACGCATTCAACTGTGGGGTCACCAGATCGCAGTGGACTGGGCAGAGCCAGAGATTGATGTGGACGAAGACGTTATGGAGACTGTGAAGATCCTATACGTCAGGAATCTAATGATGGAGACCAGTGAGGAGACAATTAGACGA GTGTTCAGCCAGTGGAACCCTGGATGTGTTGAACGTGTGAAGAAAATTCGTGACTACGCCTTTGTTCACTTTACCTCCCGGGACGATGCTGTCATGGCCATGGACCACCTCAATGGCACAGAGGTGGAAGGTTCCTGCATCGAGGTCACGCTTGCCAAGCCAGTTGATAAAGAGCAGTACTCACGTCAGAAGGCCTCTAAGGGTGGAGTTTCTGCCACTCCAGAGGCTACTCAGCAGAACTACGTATACCAGTGTGATCCTTACACATTGGCCTACTACGGTTACCCCTACAACACCCTAATTGGGCCCAACAGAGACTACTTCGTCAAAG CAGGTACTGTGCGAGGTCGTGGTCGTGCCGCTGCAGGTAACCGTACCCCTGGACCACGGGGGTCGTACCTGGGCGGTTACTCTGCCGGTCGTGGCATCTACAGCCGCTACCATGAGGGCAAGACCAAGCAGCCTGAAAAGTCGTATGAGCTGATGCCCAGTCTGGAACTCGCTGCCTCTGTCAACCCAGTTGGCATCAAACCTGGCACAA TGGCTTTGCCGACCTTGGGTGGGCAATACCCAGTGTTCAGCGCGGCTCCTGCAGCCAAGCTGATGGAGGAGGGGAAGGTGCACACGGTGGAGCACCTTATCAACCCTCTGGCCATGCAACACCCTGAACACTccactgctactgctgctgctgccactgtcCTACCTGCGGTCTCTACCCCTCCACCTTTTCAG GGTCGTCCAATCACTCCTGTTTATGCCATGGCCCACAACGTACAGCGTATCCCAGCAGCTAGTGGTCTGTATGGAGCCGGATATGTCCCCATCACAAGCTACGCTGCCAACTCAGCGACTCTGGCGGCTCTCCAGAAGAATGCAGCGGTGGCAGCTGCGGCGTATGGCGGTTATACCGGCTACGCTGTCCCACAGGCCTTCCCCACCACAGCATTCCAGCTGCCCATCCATGATGTCTACCAGACATACTGA
- the rbm47 gene encoding RNA-binding protein 47 isoform X5: MTAEDPASSSTMNNNAAPSKPSTGASHHPHHGQINIPEGVAGAPNEAALVALMERSGYSMVQENGQRKYGPPPGWNGPSPPRGCEIFVGKIPRDVYEDELVPVFESVGRIYEMRLMMDFDGKNRGYAFVMYTEKHEAKRAVRELNNYEVRPGRLLGVCSSVDNCRLFIGGIPKTKKREEILEEVSKVTEGVLDVIVYASAADKMKNRGFAFVEYESHRAAAMARRKLMPGRIQLWGHQIAVDWAEPEIDVDEDVMETVKILYVRNLMMETSEETIRRVFSQWNPGCVERVKKIRDYAFVHFTSRDDAVMAMDHLNGTEVEGSCIEVTLAKPVDKEQYSRQKASKGGVSATPEATQQNYVYQCDPYTLAYYGYPYNTLIGPNRDYFVKGSPMIQNNVALPTLGGQYPVFSAAPAAKLMEEGKVHTVEHLINPLAMQHPEHSTATAAAATVLPAVSTPPPFQGRPITPVYAMAHNVQRIPAASGLYGAGYVPITSYAANSATLAALQKNAAVAAAAYGGYTGYAVPQAFPTTAFQLPIHDVYQTY; the protein is encoded by the exons ATGACAGCCGAAGATCCTGCTTCCTCCTCGACCATGAACAACAACGCTGCCCCCTCCAAGCCCTCCACTGGTGCCTCCCACCACCCTCACCATGGACAGATCAACATCCCTGAAGGTGTTGCTGGTGCTCCTAATGAGGCCGCACTGGTGGCCCTGATGGAGCGCAGTGGCTACAGTATGGTCCAAGAAAATGGTCAGCGTAAATATGGCCCTCCCCCAGGTTGGAACGGCCCATCTCCTCCACGAGGATGTGAAATCTTTGTGGGCAAAATTCCCCGGGACGTTTACGAGGATGAGCTCGTACCAGTGTTTGAGTCCGTTGGACGCATATACGAGATGCGGCTGATGATGGACTTTGATGGGAAAAACCGAGGGTACGCGTTTGTGATGTATACAGAGAAACATGAGGCCAAACGTGCTGTGCGGGAGCTCAACAACTATGAGGTGAGGCCTGGGCGGCTGCTGGGGGTCTGTTCCTCAGTGGACAACTGCCGTCTTTTCATTGGTGGCATCCCCAAGACCAAAAAACGTGAAGAGATTCTGGAGGAGGTTTCTAAGGTGACGGAAGGTGTGCTAGATGTGATAGTTTATGCCAGCGCTGCAGACAAGATGAAGAACCGTGGATTTGCATTTGTAGAGTATGAGTCGCATCGTGCAGCCGCCATGGCTCGCAGGAAGTTGATGCCTGGACGCATTCAACTGTGGGGTCACCAGATCGCAGTGGACTGGGCAGAGCCAGAGATTGATGTGGACGAAGACGTTATGGAGACTGTGAAGATCCTATACGTCAGGAATCTAATGATGGAGACCAGTGAGGAGACAATTAGACGA GTGTTCAGCCAGTGGAACCCTGGATGTGTTGAACGTGTGAAGAAAATTCGTGACTACGCCTTTGTTCACTTTACCTCCCGGGACGATGCTGTCATGGCCATGGACCACCTCAATGGCACAGAGGTGGAAGGTTCCTGCATCGAGGTCACGCTTGCCAAGCCAGTTGATAAAGAGCAGTACTCACGTCAGAAGGCCTCTAAGGGTGGAGTTTCTGCCACTCCAGAGGCTACTCAGCAGAACTACGTATACCAGTGTGATCCTTACACATTGGCCTACTACGGTTACCCCTACAACACCCTAATTGGGCCCAACAGAGACTACTTCGTCAAAG GATCCCCAATGATACAGAACAATG TGGCTTTGCCGACCTTGGGTGGGCAATACCCAGTGTTCAGCGCGGCTCCTGCAGCCAAGCTGATGGAGGAGGGGAAGGTGCACACGGTGGAGCACCTTATCAACCCTCTGGCCATGCAACACCCTGAACACTccactgctactgctgctgctgccactgtcCTACCTGCGGTCTCTACCCCTCCACCTTTTCAG GGTCGTCCAATCACTCCTGTTTATGCCATGGCCCACAACGTACAGCGTATCCCAGCAGCTAGTGGTCTGTATGGAGCCGGATATGTCCCCATCACAAGCTACGCTGCCAACTCAGCGACTCTGGCGGCTCTCCAGAAGAATGCAGCGGTGGCAGCTGCGGCGTATGGCGGTTATACCGGCTACGCTGTCCCACAGGCCTTCCCCACCACAGCATTCCAGCTGCCCATCCATGATGTCTACCAGACATACTGA